Sequence from the Sphingomonas koreensis genome:
AGCGGATGACGCGCAGAGGGCAACGGAAGGATGGCCATGGCGATCGAAAGGCAAAGCATCGTGTATGACGGGCCGGGGGGGCCGTTCGAGGGCGTGACGGCGTTCGATACCGATTGGGATGCGCCGCGGCCCGGCGTGATGATCGTCCCCAATGTGCTGGGCGAGAAGGAGCAGGATCGGGTGGTCGCGGAGCGGCTGGCGGCGCTCGGCTATGCCGGGTTCGTTGCCGACACCTATGGCCAAGGCCAGCGAACGACGCGCGAATCGCCCGATCCGGCGGTCTATATGAACCAGCTCAACGCCGACCGCAGGCTGCTGCGCGACCGGCTGCATGCCAGCGTTGCGGCGATGAAGGCGCTGCCGCTGGTGGATGCCGCGAAGACCGCAGCGATTGGATATTGTTTCGGGGGCAAGTCGGTGATCGACC
This genomic interval carries:
- a CDS encoding dienelactone hydrolase family protein, with translation MAIERQSIVYDGPGGPFEGVTAFDTDWDAPRPGVMIVPNVLGEKEQDRVVAERLAALGYAGFVADTYGQGQRTTRESPDPAVYMNQLNADRRLLRDRLHASVAAMKALPLVDAAKTAAIGYCFGGKSVIDLARSGGGVLGVVAFHGIFDPPDYDYPKPIAAKLLICHGWDDPLAPPAAVSALAAELTEAGADWQLHGYGNAGHAFSDASVRPGGRPGFGYDMNADRRSWLAMRNFLGELFG